The Pseudomonas wenzhouensis genome has a segment encoding these proteins:
- the algK gene encoding alginate biosynthesis TPR repeat lipoprotein AlgK produces the protein MSMPLLRPALLGLAVSATLAGCAGLPDQRLAREALQSGDQQTAEWHFRQLAEMGYSDAQIGLADIYAANGQSQDLDEAERIYRQAMDGSPRAKARLGKLLARKPGSTLAERREAAELLESAAQAREPSALLPLTELYLFYPQDFPAMNIAQRIQDWRQQGLPQAELAQILLYRTDGTYDQHLGEIERICQARLASNDACYAELATVYQKQNREDDRQALIDQLLAGYRAGSVSPNQVESVAQVLSDPELGQPQPQLAQDLLETIAPNYPAAWVSLASLLYDYPGQGDIDTLLGYLEKGREAALPRAELLLGRLYYEGKLLPQQPKKAEEHLRKAAPSEPSANYYLGQIYLRGYLGEVYAQQALDHLLSAARAGQLSADFALAQMFSQGRGVKPNPVNAYVFSQLALPRNTPPTFELAHEVEASLTPAQLAEGQRLLREERDARGIVLQQQAALQVTQP, from the coding sequence GTGAGCATGCCCCTTCTTCGCCCTGCCCTGCTCGGCCTCGCCGTCAGCGCCACGCTGGCCGGCTGCGCCGGCCTGCCGGACCAGCGCCTGGCCCGCGAAGCCCTGCAGAGCGGCGACCAGCAGACCGCCGAGTGGCATTTCCGCCAGCTCGCCGAGATGGGCTACAGCGATGCGCAGATCGGCCTGGCCGATATCTACGCCGCCAATGGCCAGAGCCAGGATCTGGATGAGGCCGAGCGCATCTATCGCCAGGCCATGGATGGATCGCCACGCGCCAAGGCGCGCCTGGGCAAGCTGCTGGCGCGCAAGCCCGGCAGCACCCTGGCCGAACGCCGCGAGGCCGCCGAACTGCTGGAAAGCGCAGCCCAGGCTCGCGAGCCAAGCGCGCTGCTGCCGCTGACCGAACTCTACCTGTTCTATCCACAGGACTTCCCCGCCATGAACATCGCGCAACGTATCCAGGACTGGCGCCAGCAGGGTCTGCCGCAGGCGGAACTGGCACAGATCCTTCTGTATCGCACCGATGGCACCTACGACCAGCACCTGGGCGAGATCGAGCGCATCTGCCAGGCACGCCTGGCCAGCAACGACGCCTGCTACGCCGAGCTGGCCACCGTGTACCAGAAGCAGAACCGCGAAGACGATCGCCAGGCGCTGATCGATCAGCTGCTGGCGGGCTACCGCGCTGGCAGCGTCTCGCCCAACCAGGTCGAGTCCGTGGCCCAGGTACTCAGCGACCCCGAGCTGGGCCAGCCGCAACCGCAGCTCGCTCAGGATCTGCTGGAAACCATCGCGCCGAACTACCCGGCCGCCTGGGTCAGCCTCGCGAGTTTGCTCTACGACTATCCGGGCCAAGGTGATATCGACACCTTGCTCGGCTATCTGGAGAAGGGTCGCGAGGCGGCCCTGCCGCGCGCCGAACTGCTGCTCGGGCGCCTGTACTACGAGGGCAAGCTGCTGCCGCAGCAGCCGAAGAAGGCCGAGGAGCACCTGCGCAAGGCCGCACCCAGCGAGCCCAGCGCCAACTACTACCTGGGGCAGATCTACCTGCGCGGCTACCTCGGCGAGGTCTACGCCCAGCAGGCGCTGGATCATCTGCTCAGCGCCGCACGCGCCGGCCAGCTCAGCGCCGACTTCGCCCTGGCGCAGATGTTCAGCCAGGGCCGCGGGGTCAAGCCCAACCCGGTCAATGCCTATGTATTCAGCCAACTGGCCCTGCCACGCAATACGCCGCCGACCTTCGAGCTGGCGCATGAGGTGGAAGCGAGCCTGACCCCGGCGCAACTGGCCGAAGGCCAACGCCTGCTGCGCGAGGAACGCGATGCCCGCGGCATCGTCCTGCAGCAGCAGGCCGCCCTGCAGGTCACCCAGCCATGA
- a CDS encoding alginate biosynthesis protein Alg44 — protein sequence MNSVANHNVVHESEAQRQHARVKLPGRLRFTNAKGERIDARLQDISAGGFSFTNEKTSHKVGDFHRGQLQFQLDSLVLGLDVEFQVNSVQPEHNRIGCQFHGLGAREAAALRHLISAHLAGELVNVGEVLHILQRDNFTKARKNGAGGGMGMFGRLRAVTFSAAIFVIGLAAFGYIGKSIYGLYFVTHAQSAQISLPALQVTMPREGSVQALVQPDSIVEKGAPIATFTTSMLEMLKGHLGDDQLEPSQIEALFAREMQGTLTSPCNCKIAHQLVADGQFASKGDVIFELVPQDGVATVSASFPYRHLEQARPGTPVTFKVAGEDQARHGEIVSSALHDGGLSSDIRVVIKPQDTLPASLAGQPVDVVIDRGPSLGWLVDRAVAAGR from the coding sequence ATGAACTCCGTCGCCAATCACAACGTCGTCCATGAGTCCGAGGCCCAGCGCCAGCACGCCCGTGTCAAGCTGCCAGGCCGTTTGCGCTTCACCAATGCCAAGGGCGAGCGCATCGATGCGCGCCTGCAGGACATCTCTGCCGGCGGCTTCAGCTTCACCAACGAAAAGACCTCGCACAAGGTCGGGGACTTCCATCGCGGCCAACTGCAGTTCCAGCTCGACAGCCTGGTGCTGGGTCTGGACGTCGAGTTCCAGGTCAACTCGGTACAGCCGGAGCACAACCGCATCGGCTGCCAGTTCCACGGCCTCGGCGCACGCGAAGCTGCCGCCCTGCGCCACCTGATCAGCGCCCACCTGGCCGGTGAGCTGGTCAACGTCGGCGAGGTGCTGCATATCCTGCAGCGCGACAACTTCACCAAGGCGCGCAAGAACGGCGCCGGCGGTGGCATGGGCATGTTCGGCCGCCTGCGCGCCGTCACCTTCAGCGCCGCGATCTTCGTGATCGGTCTGGCCGCCTTCGGTTACATCGGCAAGTCGATCTACGGCCTGTACTTCGTCACCCACGCCCAGTCGGCGCAGATCAGCCTGCCGGCACTGCAGGTCACCATGCCGCGCGAAGGCAGCGTGCAGGCCTTGGTTCAACCCGACAGTATCGTGGAAAAGGGCGCACCGATCGCCACCTTCACCACCAGCATGCTGGAAATGCTCAAGGGCCACCTGGGCGACGATCAGCTCGAACCGAGCCAGATCGAAGCGCTCTTCGCCCGCGAGATGCAGGGCACCCTGACCAGCCCGTGCAACTGCAAGATCGCCCACCAACTGGTGGCCGACGGTCAGTTCGCCAGCAAGGGCGACGTGATCTTCGAACTGGTGCCGCAGGACGGCGTGGCTACCGTCAGTGCCAGCTTCCCCTACCGCCACCTGGAACAGGCACGCCCCGGTACCCCGGTGACCTTCAAGGTGGCCGGCGAAGACCAGGCGCGTCACGGCGAGATCGTCAGCAGCGCCCTGCATGACGGCGGCCTGAGCTCGGACATCCGCGTGGTGATCAAGCCGCAGGACACCCTGCCGGCCAGCCTCGCCGGGCAACCGGTGGACGTGGTCATCGACCGTGGTCCGTCGCTGGGCTGGCTGGTTGATCGCGCCGTCGCGGCAGGTCGATAG
- the alg8 gene encoding mannuronan synthase, with amino-acid sequence MDKLKNGLNQASGWMLYLSLLMLLALALPRSVFDPDSRHFLLLIGIVGIWRYSMGAMHFVRGCLFLYLVYPWYRRKVTKLGKDADPSHVFLLVTSFRIEALTTAMVYRSVIREAIDCGYPTTVVCSIVELSDELLIKNLWTQAEPPAHVTLDIVRIPGTGKRDGLAHGFRAISRQMPDRDAVVAVIDGDTVLEPEVVRKCVPWFKLFPNVGGLTTNEFCEVRGSYLMSEWHKLRFAQRHLNMCSMALSKRVLTMTGRMSVFRASVVTDPEFIRDVEADHLEHWRLGRFQFLTGDDKSSWYSLMRLGYDTFYVPDAAINTVEHPPEKSFIKASRKLMFRWYGNNLRQNSRALRLGLGRLGAFTTLVLFDQRVSMWTCLLGLCVAIIASLKYSVMYLLIYLLWIGTTRLILTLLLMLSGHRIGPAYPALLYYNQIVGAMVKIYVFFRLDQQSWTRQNTKLNRGLSSFANWFNSWSSRAMTFSAASVFIAALLALV; translated from the coding sequence ATGGACAAGCTCAAGAACGGCCTCAACCAAGCCAGTGGCTGGATGCTCTATCTCAGCTTGCTGATGCTCCTGGCGCTGGCGCTGCCGCGGTCGGTGTTCGATCCCGACTCGCGACACTTCCTGCTGCTGATCGGCATAGTCGGCATCTGGCGTTATTCCATGGGTGCCATGCACTTCGTGCGTGGCTGCCTGTTCCTTTACCTGGTGTACCCCTGGTACCGCCGCAAGGTTACAAAACTCGGCAAGGACGCCGACCCCTCTCATGTGTTCCTGCTGGTCACCAGCTTTCGCATCGAGGCACTGACCACTGCCATGGTCTACCGCTCGGTGATTCGCGAAGCGATCGACTGCGGCTACCCGACCACGGTGGTGTGCTCGATCGTCGAGCTCTCCGATGAGCTGCTGATCAAGAACCTCTGGACTCAGGCCGAACCGCCGGCGCACGTTACCCTGGACATCGTGCGCATTCCCGGCACCGGCAAACGTGACGGCCTGGCCCACGGTTTCCGCGCCATTTCCCGGCAGATGCCGGACCGCGATGCGGTGGTGGCGGTGATCGACGGCGACACCGTGCTCGAACCTGAAGTGGTCCGTAAATGCGTGCCCTGGTTCAAGCTCTTCCCTAATGTCGGCGGGCTGACCACCAACGAGTTCTGCGAGGTACGCGGCAGCTACCTGATGAGCGAATGGCATAAGCTGCGCTTCGCCCAGCGCCACCTCAACATGTGCTCGATGGCGCTCTCCAAGCGCGTGCTGACCATGACCGGGCGCATGTCGGTGTTCCGCGCCAGCGTGGTGACCGATCCGGAGTTCATCCGCGACGTCGAAGCCGACCACCTCGAGCACTGGCGCCTGGGTCGTTTCCAGTTCCTCACCGGTGACGACAAGTCCAGCTGGTACAGCCTGATGCGCCTGGGCTACGACACCTTCTACGTGCCGGACGCCGCCATCAACACGGTCGAGCACCCGCCGGAGAAGAGCTTCATCAAGGCCAGCCGCAAGCTGATGTTCCGCTGGTATGGCAACAACCTGCGGCAGAATTCGCGCGCCCTGCGCCTGGGCCTGGGTCGCCTCGGCGCCTTCACCACCCTGGTGTTGTTCGACCAGCGCGTGTCGATGTGGACCTGCCTGCTGGGCCTGTGCGTGGCGATCATCGCCAGCCTCAAGTACAGCGTGATGTATCTGCTGATCTACCTGCTGTGGATCGGCACCACGCGGCTGATCCTGACTCTGCTGCTGATGCTCTCCGGGCATCGCATCGGCCCGGCCTACCCGGCGCTGCTCTATTACAACCAGATCGTCGGGGCCATGGTGAAGATCTACGTGTTCTTCCGCCTCGACCAACAGTCCTGGACGCGCCAGAACACCAAGCTCAACCGCGGCCTGTCCAGCTTCGCCAACTGGTTCAACAGCTGGTCGTCGCGTGCCATGACTTTCTCTGCTGCCTCCGTCTTCATCGCCGCGCTGCTGGCGCTGGTATGA
- the algD gene encoding GDP-mannose 6-dehydrogenase has product MRISIFGLGYVGAVCAGCLSARGHDVIGVDISANKIDLINNGKSPIVEPGLEELLQQGLRQGRLRGTTDVAAAVLESDVSFICVGTPSKKNGDLELNYIEGVCREIGMAMRDKNERHTVVVRSTVLPGTAKNVVLPILEDCSGKKAGVDFGLAVNPEFLRESTAIKDYDFPPMTVIGELDKASGDLLESIYSELDAPIIRKDIEVAEMIKYTCNVWHAAKVTFANEIGNIAKAVGVDGREVMDVVCQDHKLNLSKYYMKPGFAFGGSCLPKDVRALNYRASSLDVEAPLIGSLMRSNAAQVQKAFDIIASHDSRKVALLGLSFKAGTDDLRESPQVELAEMLIGKGFDLSIYDRNVEYARVHGANKDYIESKIPHVSSLLNSDLDDVVAKADIIVLGNSDERFAQLAKQAPSGKRVIDLVGFMPHASNGVAEGICW; this is encoded by the coding sequence ATGCGAATCAGTATCTTCGGTTTAGGTTATGTGGGTGCCGTTTGTGCCGGCTGTTTGTCGGCACGGGGTCACGACGTGATTGGCGTGGATATCTCCGCGAACAAGATCGACCTGATCAACAACGGCAAATCGCCCATCGTCGAGCCGGGCCTGGAAGAACTGCTACAACAGGGCCTGCGTCAGGGTCGTCTGCGTGGCACCACCGACGTCGCCGCTGCCGTTCTGGAGAGCGATGTGTCGTTCATCTGCGTCGGCACCCCGAGCAAGAAGAACGGCGACCTGGAGCTGAACTACATCGAAGGCGTGTGCCGCGAGATCGGCATGGCCATGCGCGACAAGAACGAGCGCCACACCGTGGTGGTACGCAGCACCGTGCTGCCGGGAACTGCCAAGAACGTCGTGCTGCCGATTCTCGAAGACTGCTCGGGCAAGAAGGCCGGCGTCGATTTCGGCCTGGCGGTGAACCCCGAGTTCCTGCGTGAAAGCACCGCGATCAAGGACTACGACTTCCCGCCGATGACCGTCATCGGTGAGCTGGACAAGGCCTCCGGCGACCTGCTGGAAAGCATCTACAGCGAGCTGGACGCGCCTATCATCCGCAAGGACATCGAAGTCGCCGAGATGATCAAGTACACCTGCAACGTCTGGCACGCGGCCAAGGTCACCTTCGCCAACGAGATCGGCAACATCGCCAAGGCGGTCGGCGTCGACGGCCGCGAGGTGATGGACGTGGTCTGCCAGGACCACAAGCTGAACCTGTCCAAGTACTACATGAAGCCCGGCTTCGCCTTCGGCGGCTCCTGCCTGCCCAAGGACGTGCGTGCGCTGAACTACCGCGCCAGCAGCCTGGACGTGGAAGCCCCGCTGATCGGCTCGCTGATGCGCAGCAACGCCGCCCAGGTGCAGAAGGCCTTCGACATCATCGCCAGTCATGATTCGCGCAAGGTCGCCCTGCTCGGCCTGAGCTTCAAGGCCGGCACCGATGACCTGCGTGAAAGCCCGCAGGTGGAGCTGGCCGAGATGCTGATCGGCAAGGGCTTCGACCTGAGCATCTACGACCGCAACGTCGAGTATGCCCGCGTCCACGGCGCCAACAAGGACTACATCGAGTCGAAGATCCCGCACGTTTCCTCGCTGCTCAACAGCGACCTGGACGATGTGGTGGCGAAGGCCGACATCATCGTCCTGGGCAACAGCGACGAGCGCTTCGCCCAACTGGCCAAGCAGGCACCGAGTGGCAAACGCGTGATCGACCTGGTCGGTTTCATGCCCCACGCCAGCAATGGCGTGGCCGAAGGCATCTGCTGGTAA
- the yaaA gene encoding peroxide stress protein YaaA yields the protein MLMVISPAKTLDYETPPATPRFTQPEHLDHAQELIEQLRDFSPAQIAELMGLSDKLAGLNAARFGSWERPFNPSNAKQALLAFKGDVYTGLNAEDFSEDDFDFAQAHLRMLSGLYGVLRPLDLMQAYRLEMGTKLANGRGKDLYAFWGEHISGWLNEALAAQGDDVLLNLASNEYFGAVKRKALNARIIDTEFKDLKNGQYKIISFYAKKARGLMARYVIKERLSNPEGLKDFNYQGYRYSAEHSKSDSLVFLRDQPQD from the coding sequence ATGCTGATGGTGATTTCACCGGCCAAGACCCTCGACTACGAGACCCCGCCCGCCACCCCGCGCTTCACCCAACCCGAACACCTCGACCACGCCCAGGAGCTGATCGAGCAGCTGCGCGACTTCAGCCCGGCGCAGATCGCCGAGCTGATGGGCCTGTCGGACAAGCTCGCCGGCCTCAACGCCGCTCGCTTCGGCAGCTGGGAGCGACCATTCAACCCATCCAACGCCAAGCAGGCACTGCTCGCATTCAAGGGTGACGTCTACACCGGGCTGAATGCCGAGGATTTCTCCGAAGACGATTTCGACTTTGCCCAGGCCCACCTGCGCATGCTGTCGGGCCTGTACGGCGTGCTGCGCCCGCTGGATCTGATGCAGGCGTATCGCCTGGAAATGGGCACCAAGCTGGCCAACGGCCGCGGCAAGGACCTGTACGCCTTCTGGGGTGAGCACATCAGTGGCTGGCTGAACGAGGCACTGGCCGCCCAAGGCGACGACGTACTGCTCAACCTGGCATCCAACGAATACTTCGGCGCGGTCAAGCGCAAGGCGTTGAACGCGCGCATCATCGATACTGAGTTCAAGGACCTGAAGAACGGCCAGTACAAGATCATCAGCTTCTATGCCAAGAAGGCCCGTGGCCTGATGGCGCGCTACGTGATCAAGGAACGCCTGAGCAACCCCGAAGGCCTGAAGGATTTCAACTATCAGGGCTACCGTTACTCGGCCGAGCATTCCAAGTCGGATAGCCTGGTTTTCCTGCGCGACCAACCGCAGGACTGA
- a CDS encoding PhoH family protein, with protein sequence MDDHGRSKPTAPTLYALDTNVLIHDPNALLNFEEHHVAIPMTVLEELDKLKSGKHGVAAECRQAIRLIDQILAGAEPEDVEYGVPIQRGKSGPCGRLSILMSKSAAPVTWLPETLNDNKIINQLVELKSRNPGLSVVLVTKDINMRLKARACGIDAEDYHTDQLVDDVSLLSKGYHDMPGSFWDRVSKVDTRQDHGRTWHRVQLSENLPAVHINEFILDEQGFVGWIKAVKGDELVILDMHQEPLLHQEAWGLKPRDIHQALALFALLDPDIHLVNLSGAAGSGKTILALAAAIEQTMVSKRYRRIIATRSVQGLDQEIGFLPGTEAEKMEPWLGAITDNLEALHMEDESTHGSVDYILQKVPLQFKSLNYIRGRSFQQSLILIDECQNLTPHQMKTIITRAGSGSKVVCLGNLAQIDTPYLSAPSSGLTYLTERFKDFPHGVHITLQGVPRSILAEYAETHM encoded by the coding sequence ATGGATGACCACGGACGCTCCAAGCCCACCGCTCCAACCCTCTACGCCCTCGACACCAATGTTCTGATTCACGATCCCAACGCCTTGCTCAACTTCGAAGAACACCACGTCGCCATCCCGATGACGGTGTTGGAGGAACTCGACAAACTGAAATCTGGCAAGCATGGCGTCGCTGCCGAATGCCGCCAGGCCATCCGCCTGATCGATCAGATTCTCGCTGGCGCCGAACCTGAGGACGTCGAATACGGCGTGCCCATCCAGCGCGGCAAGAGTGGCCCCTGCGGGCGTCTTTCCATCCTCATGAGCAAAAGTGCGGCGCCGGTCACCTGGCTGCCGGAAACCCTCAATGACAACAAGATCATCAATCAGTTGGTGGAACTGAAGTCGCGTAACCCCGGCCTGTCCGTGGTGCTGGTGACCAAGGACATCAACATGCGCCTGAAGGCGCGCGCCTGTGGCATCGACGCCGAGGACTACCACACCGATCAGTTGGTCGACGATGTGTCGCTGCTGTCCAAGGGCTATCACGACATGCCCGGCTCGTTCTGGGATCGGGTGAGCAAGGTCGACACCCGGCAGGATCATGGCCGCACCTGGCATCGGGTACAGCTCAGCGAAAACCTGCCGGCGGTGCATATCAACGAGTTCATCCTCGATGAACAGGGCTTCGTCGGCTGGATCAAGGCGGTCAAGGGCGATGAACTGGTGATCCTCGACATGCACCAGGAACCACTGCTGCACCAGGAAGCCTGGGGCCTGAAACCGCGCGATATCCACCAGGCACTGGCGTTGTTCGCCTTGCTCGACCCGGACATTCACCTGGTCAACCTCTCCGGCGCTGCCGGCTCCGGCAAGACCATCCTGGCGTTGGCAGCCGCCATCGAGCAGACCATGGTCAGCAAGCGCTACCGGCGCATTATCGCCACCCGTAGCGTGCAGGGGCTGGATCAGGAAATCGGCTTTCTGCCCGGCACCGAAGCCGAGAAGATGGAGCCCTGGCTCGGCGCCATTACCGACAACCTCGAAGCGCTGCATATGGAGGACGAGAGCACTCACGGCAGTGTCGACTACATCCTGCAGAAGGTGCCCCTGCAGTTCAAATCCCTCAACTACATCCGCGGGCGCAGCTTCCAGCAGAGCCTGATCCTCATCGACGAGTGTCAGAACCTCACCCCGCACCAGATGAAAACCATCATCACCCGTGCCGGCAGCGGCTCGAAAGTGGTGTGCCTGGGCAACCTGGCGCAGATCGATACGCCCTACCTGTCGGCGCCCAGCTCGGGCCTGACCTACCTCACCGAACGCTTCAAGGACTTCCCGCACGGCGTGCACATTACCCTGCAAGGCGTCCCGCGCTCGATCCTCGCGGAGTACGCGGAAACCCATATGTAG
- the moaC gene encoding cyclic pyranopterin monophosphate synthase MoaC, protein MLTHLDSQGRAHMVDVTDKATTFREATAEARVRMLPATLQMIVAGEHPKGDVFAVARIAGIQAAKKTSDLIPLCHPLMLTGVKVELRAEGDDSVHITARCKLSGQTGVEMEALTAASVAALTIYDMCKAVDRGMVIEQVRLLEKLGGKSGHYKLEEQA, encoded by the coding sequence GTGCTGACCCACCTCGATTCCCAAGGCCGCGCGCACATGGTCGACGTCACCGACAAGGCGACCACCTTCCGTGAAGCCACCGCCGAAGCGCGCGTGCGCATGCTGCCCGCCACCCTGCAGATGATCGTCGCCGGCGAGCATCCCAAGGGCGACGTATTTGCCGTGGCGCGCATTGCCGGTATCCAGGCCGCGAAGAAAACCAGCGATCTGATCCCCCTGTGCCACCCGCTGATGCTCACCGGCGTCAAGGTCGAGCTGCGCGCCGAAGGCGACGACAGCGTGCATATCACCGCGCGCTGCAAACTGTCCGGGCAAACCGGTGTCGAGATGGAGGCACTGACCGCTGCCAGCGTCGCCGCGCTGACTATTTATGACATGTGCAAGGCCGTGGATCGCGGCATGGTCATCGAGCAGGTGCGTCTGCTGGAAAAGCTCGGCGGCAAGAGTGGCCATTACAAGCTGGAGGAACAGGCATGA
- a CDS encoding MoaD/ThiS family protein — translation MIRVQYFARYREALGRDDEQLSGDFATLDDLRLHLVARGGEWEVLGEQNLMCARNQELCSLDESLAEGDEVAFFPTVTGG, via the coding sequence ATGATCCGCGTGCAGTATTTCGCCCGCTACCGCGAAGCCCTGGGCCGTGACGATGAACAACTGAGCGGCGACTTCGCCACCCTCGACGATTTGCGCCTGCATCTGGTTGCCCGTGGCGGCGAGTGGGAAGTGCTGGGCGAGCAGAACCTGATGTGCGCCCGTAACCAGGAACTGTGCAGCCTCGACGAATCACTGGCCGAAGGCGATGAAGTCGCTTTCTTCCCCACCGTCACCGGCGGTTGA
- the moaE gene encoding molybdopterin synthase catalytic subunit MoaE — MTIRVQSQPFDPGAELNALHAANLGIGAVVTFVGYVRDFNEGREVGGMFLEHFPGMTEKALARIAEEARERWPLLGIEIIHRIGRLEPGEPIVFVGTSSAHRQAAFDACNFIMDYLKTRAPFWKKEDTAEGPRWVEGRSSDQSAAERWQRP; from the coding sequence ATGACCATCCGCGTACAAAGCCAACCCTTCGACCCCGGCGCCGAGCTCAACGCCCTGCATGCTGCCAACCTCGGTATCGGCGCTGTGGTCACCTTCGTCGGCTACGTGCGCGACTTCAATGAGGGCCGCGAAGTCGGCGGCATGTTCCTCGAACACTTCCCCGGCATGACCGAAAAGGCTCTGGCCAGGATCGCCGAAGAGGCGCGTGAGCGCTGGCCGCTGCTGGGCATCGAGATCATCCACCGCATTGGCCGCCTGGAGCCGGGCGAGCCCATCGTCTTCGTCGGCACCAGTAGCGCCCACCGGCAGGCCGCGTTCGATGCCTGCAACTTCATCATGGATTACCTGAAGACCCGCGCGCCGTTCTGGAAGAAGGAAGACACCGCCGAAGGCCCGCGCTGGGTCGAGGGCCGCAGCAGCGACCAGAGCGCCGCCGAGCGTTGGCAGCGCCCGTAG
- a CDS encoding IS110 family transposase, which yields MKKHTATNQSQALNDLSACTTVAVDLAKRVFQVAGEDVLGQVRYEARIKSREAFYEFLCKLPPSVVVLVETGPGAQAWARQLQGQGNLARILPARLVEGHRSGAKNDRNDALSILRAGRDSKISAVPIKSAASLAMQALHRARQGYVRRRTAMSNQMRGLLLEHGVALAQGDAAISHVIPRVLEDATQPLPEILRELIDELLGEWRQLGERINVLSGRLEAAANADKTAKRLMTVRGVGPIIATALLAKQTEPERFANARLYAAYFGMVPDQHSSGEKIRLGKMSKRGDGYMRSLMIQGAHAVLRQLRPDSQQPDDRRLLGWLSRLGRKEAAVRLANRNLRIAWVLLQNEQTYQRQPVNDR from the coding sequence ATGAAAAAGCATACAGCAACTAATCAATCCCAGGCCTTAAACGATCTATCGGCCTGCACGACAGTGGCAGTCGATCTTGCCAAGCGGGTCTTTCAGGTGGCGGGAGAAGACGTTCTTGGTCAGGTGCGTTACGAGGCGCGGATCAAGTCGCGTGAGGCGTTCTACGAGTTTCTGTGCAAGTTGCCGCCGAGTGTCGTCGTGCTGGTTGAAACTGGCCCAGGTGCTCAGGCGTGGGCACGGCAGCTACAGGGGCAAGGCAACCTGGCGCGGATTCTTCCGGCTCGTCTCGTCGAGGGTCACCGCAGCGGTGCGAAGAATGATCGTAACGATGCCCTGTCGATCTTGCGCGCCGGTCGCGATAGCAAGATTTCAGCCGTGCCCATCAAAAGCGCTGCCTCGCTGGCCATGCAGGCGCTGCATCGCGCTCGGCAGGGTTATGTGCGTCGGCGTACGGCGATGAGTAATCAGATGCGCGGTTTGCTGCTGGAGCACGGCGTGGCTCTGGCGCAAGGCGATGCGGCTATCAGCCACGTGATACCGAGGGTGCTGGAAGATGCAACGCAGCCACTGCCGGAGATACTGCGGGAGTTGATCGACGAATTGCTGGGTGAATGGCGGCAATTGGGCGAACGCATCAACGTCTTGAGCGGGCGCTTGGAAGCTGCTGCGAACGCGGACAAGACCGCGAAACGACTGATGACGGTGCGCGGAGTCGGCCCGATCATCGCCACCGCGCTGCTGGCCAAGCAAACCGAACCTGAACGTTTCGCCAATGCCCGCTTATATGCGGCTTACTTCGGCATGGTGCCTGATCAGCACAGCAGCGGAGAAAAGATCCGCCTGGGCAAGATGAGCAAGCGAGGCGATGGCTACATGCGCAGCCTGATGATCCAGGGCGCGCATGCGGTCCTCCGACAACTACGGCCTGATTCGCAGCAACCGGATGATCGCCGCTTGCTGGGCTGGCTGAGTCGCCTGGGGCGCAAAGAGGCGGCGGTGAGGTTAGCCAACCGCAACCTACGGATCGCCTGGGTGCTGCTACAGAATGAACAGACTTATCAACGCCAGCCAGTTAATGACAGGTAG